In a single window of the Massilia oculi genome:
- the kynA gene encoding tryptophan 2,3-dioxygenase, which yields MKKEQNEGQPAEWHGARMDFKEAMSYGDYLGLDQILNAQHPRSPNHNELLFIVQHQTSELWIKLMLHELQAVRRHIREGNLPPAFKMLARVARIMDQLVHAWDVLATMTPPEYTAIRPYLGASSGFQSFQYRELEFILGNKNAALLAVHEKTPEAHALLARELALPSIYDEAVMLLARSGFDIDAARIDADWTGPTRADDSVKAAWLQVYGDTERHWALYELAEKLVDLETAFRFWRFRHVSTVERIIGFKTGTGGTAGVSYLRKMLDVVLFPELFALRTEL from the coding sequence ATGAAGAAAGAACAGAACGAGGGCCAGCCGGCCGAATGGCACGGCGCCAGGATGGACTTCAAGGAAGCCATGAGCTATGGCGACTACCTGGGCCTGGACCAGATCCTGAACGCCCAGCATCCGCGCTCGCCCAACCACAACGAGCTGCTGTTCATCGTCCAGCACCAGACCAGCGAGCTGTGGATCAAGCTGATGCTGCACGAGCTGCAGGCGGTGCGGCGCCACATCCGCGAAGGCAACCTGCCGCCCGCCTTCAAGATGCTGGCGCGGGTGGCGCGCATCATGGACCAGCTGGTGCACGCCTGGGACGTGCTGGCCACCATGACCCCGCCCGAATACACGGCGATCCGCCCCTACCTGGGCGCCTCGTCGGGCTTCCAGTCGTTCCAGTACCGCGAACTGGAATTCATCCTCGGGAACAAGAACGCGGCGCTGCTGGCGGTGCACGAGAAGACGCCCGAGGCGCACGCCCTGCTGGCGCGCGAACTGGCCCTGCCCTCGATCTACGACGAGGCGGTGATGCTGCTGGCGCGCAGCGGCTTTGATATCGACGCGGCGCGGATCGACGCCGACTGGACCGGGCCGACCCGCGCCGACGACTCGGTCAAGGCGGCCTGGCTGCAGGTGTATGGCGACACCGAACGCCACTGGGCGCTGTACGAGCTGGCCGAGAAGCTGGTCGACCTGGAGACGGCCTTCCGCTTCTGGCGCTTCCGCCACGTCAGCACGGTCGAGCGCATCATCGGCTTCAAGACCGGCACCGGCGGCACCGCCGGCGTCAGCTACCTTCGCAAGATGCTGGACGTGGTGCTGTTCCCGGAGCTGTTCGCGTTGCGCACCGAGCTGTAA
- the kynU gene encoding kynureninase: MTAPTTTRADCLALDALDPLAGLRTRFDLPDGVIYLDGNSLGARPRAALARAGDVVAREWGTDLIKSWNTAGWFDMPKRLGDRLAPLVGARPGEVAVTDTTSLNLFKALAAALRLQSEGATAGRRTIVTERSNFPTDIYMAEGLSRWLERGYRVRLVDSVEEIPAALDLDAAVLMLTHVNYRTGYQHDMAELTRLAHEAGALAVWDLAHSAGAVPVDLHAADADFAVGCTYKYLNGGPGAPAFIWVPQKHQARFDHPLSGWWGHASPFAMAPAFAPVAGIGRALCGTQPIVSLALVECGLEIFEATDMEAVRAKSLLLTDLFIDLVERRCAGHPLGLVTPREHARRGSQVSFTHPHGYAVMAALIARGVIGDYREPEIMRFGFTPLYTSFADVWDAVEILKDILDRNDYDVSAARGLVT, from the coding sequence ATGACCGCACCAACCACCACCCGCGCCGACTGCCTGGCGCTCGATGCCCTCGACCCGCTGGCCGGACTGCGCACCCGCTTCGACCTGCCCGACGGCGTGATCTACCTGGACGGCAACTCGCTCGGCGCCCGCCCCCGCGCCGCCCTGGCGCGCGCCGGGGACGTGGTGGCGCGTGAATGGGGGACCGACCTGATCAAGAGCTGGAACACGGCCGGCTGGTTCGACATGCCGAAACGCCTGGGCGACCGCCTGGCTCCGCTGGTCGGCGCCCGCCCCGGCGAAGTGGCCGTCACCGACACCACCTCGCTCAACCTGTTCAAGGCGCTGGCGGCCGCCCTGCGCCTCCAGTCCGAAGGCGCGACCGCAGGCCGCCGCACCATCGTCACCGAACGCAGCAACTTCCCGACCGATATCTATATGGCCGAAGGCCTGAGCCGCTGGCTGGAACGCGGCTACCGGGTGCGCCTGGTCGACAGCGTCGAGGAAATCCCGGCCGCGCTCGATCTGGATGCCGCGGTGCTGATGCTCACCCACGTCAACTACCGCACCGGCTACCAGCACGACATGGCCGAGTTGACCCGCCTGGCGCACGAAGCCGGCGCGCTGGCGGTGTGGGACCTGGCCCATTCGGCCGGCGCGGTGCCGGTCGACCTGCACGCCGCCGACGCCGACTTCGCCGTCGGCTGCACCTATAAATACCTGAACGGCGGACCGGGCGCTCCGGCCTTCATCTGGGTGCCCCAAAAACACCAGGCGCGTTTCGACCATCCGCTCTCGGGCTGGTGGGGCCACGCCAGCCCGTTCGCGATGGCGCCCGCCTTCGCCCCGGTGGCCGGCATCGGCCGCGCCCTGTGCGGCACCCAACCGATCGTCTCGCTGGCGCTGGTCGAGTGCGGCCTCGAGATCTTCGAGGCGACCGACATGGAAGCGGTGCGCGCCAAGTCGCTGCTTCTTACCGACCTGTTCATCGACCTGGTCGAACGCCGCTGCGCCGGCCATCCGCTGGGCCTGGTGACGCCGCGCGAGCACGCGCGCCGCGGCAGCCAGGTCAGCTTCACCCATCCGCACGGCTATGCGGTGATGGCGGCCCTGATCGCGCGCGGCGTGATCGGCGACTACCGCGAACCCGAGATCATGCGCTTCGGCTTCACGCCGCTGTACACGAGCTTCGCCGACGTCTGGGACGCGGTGGAGATCCTGAAGGACATCCTGGACCGCAATGACTACGACGTCAGCGCCGCGCGCGGCCTCGTTACCTGA